AAAGATAATTTAGATCAAGAAATTAAGCTTTCTGATTCTATTGAAGAGATTAAATTTATTGATATTAAAAATATAGATCAAACTACGCTCATTATAAGGAGAAAATAATCATGAAAGAATTTTATCTAGATTATGCTGCTACAACGCCACTTGATAATCGCGTATTAGATTTTATGAAGCCATTTTTGGAACATAAATTTGAAAATCCTTCTTCAATGCATAGTCATGCAATTGAAAATAAAAAAGCAATCAATCAAGCAAGAAAAAAGGTAGCTGATGCACTTAATGCTTCACCAGATGAGATATTTTTCACTTCAGGAGGCACCGAATCTACTAATTGGGCAATTAAAGGTTATGCATTTAAAAACCCAGATAAGAGAGAAATCATCACATCTAAGATAGAACATAAAGCAACTTTAAACACACTTCATTTTTTAGAAACTCAAGGGTATAAAGTTACATATTTAGATGTTGATGCATATGGTTTGATAGATCTAAAACAATTAGATCAAGCAATCAATGAAAATACTTTAATGGTTTCTATCATTTATTCTAATAATGAAATAGGAACGATTCAAGATGTTAGATCAATATCCAAAATTTGCAGAAGACATCAAACAAAGCTTCATTTAGATGCTGTTCAAGCTTTTGCACAACTTGATATTGATCTTCAAGATTTAGATGTAGATTTTTTAACAATATCAAGTCATAAATTTTATGGACCAAAAGGTGTTGGAGTACTGTATGTGAAAAAAGGTTTAGAATTAGAACCTTTAATTCATGGAGGCTCACAAGAAAGTAAACAACGTGGAGGAACTGAAAATCTATATGGTGTTGTAGGTATGGGAGAAGCAGCAAGAATTGCAAGATTAGAATTAGAAAAAAACAGAAATCATTATCAAATGTTGCAAATAGATTTTCATCAAAAAATGATGAATGCATTTGATGATATTAAATTAAATGGTACACCTTGTGGTTCTAATCGATCTTACAATAATTTATCTTATGCATTTAAACATGTTTTAGGTCATGAATTTCATTTTCAACTTAATAAATTAGGTGTTTTTATTTCAAATGGAAGTGCATGTAATGCACAATCTATTGAACCAACACATGTTATTAAAGCAATAAATGTAGAAAAAGAATATCAACCATGTGTGATTAGAATATCATTTGGAAAATATTGTAAGTTAGAAGATCATGATGAAATCATCAAAAGATTTAAACAAGCTTATGATGAAATAAGAAACTAAGTATATTAACTTTTTACTAAAACGACAAATATAATCAAAAACTCTATGGGAGATTTTTATGACAGACTTAATGCAATTTATATTTATCACATTAGCTATAATCGTTTTTTCATCTTTCTTGTTAACTGGGCTAAGAATGGCAGTTCATCGATATTTTGATTTTCAAATCGATAAGAAATTGTTTTATGAATATCTAGTATTTCATTTGATATCTTTATTAAGCGCTGGAGGAGCATTCTTATTTATCCCGTTTGGACAAACTGGTGTCGTTAACTATGCTGTTTTATCTTTTTGGATTATTTTTGTTACTACCATATTAATTTTAGAATATTTTATATTTTATAGACGTCATTTTAACTATGAATCAGGTAATAAATATTTCGTTTTCTTAATCGTTTCTTATTTTGCAAACACACTTATCCTAGTTGTGGTTTTAAATGTGTTGATTATCGTAGGCGGCGTACTTGGTGTCATATAAAGTTTAGTTTAATGTAAATGAAATTTTTATAAACACATACACTTCAATTTATGAAGTGTTTTTTATTTAGACTATATCTAATCATTAAGTTTTAGTTAAGTAACTTAATTTTCACTTAAGTTACTAACTATTGAATTTCTTATTTGATATAGTTAAAAAGAGGAGGTCTATATGAGTGAACCAAAGAAGATTTAAATTATTTGCAAAAATTGGATATGCCACATTGTTTATATACATATTGTATGTAGCTATTGCCGTAGCGGATAAAGAGCTTTTTTTCCTATATTATTCAATAACTTCAGGGGCACTTGTATTAATCTCAATACTTTTAATGATTGTAGCTATAATAGAAAGAAGAAAGTCACTTATCATTTCATCATTAATCTTCATTGCATTATTTATAGCAGAAATTATTATCAGATCAATTTATCAATCATTTAATGATATATTAATTAATTATACTATTGAAACAATCTATCAAATCATATTTGCTATCGCGGTTGCGATTTTTGGATTTGGAATCTTAGATTTTTTATCATTTATGCAAAAAAGAAAGAACATTCAGGAACTTGCATTTGAAAATAGTAGTGCAATATATATTGAATATGATAAAAGCGCAAAAACATTTATATTTGAGTATTCAAAGAGCTTTTCAAAAGCTCATCACATTAACAAACAAACTAGAAAATATTCACTAGAAGAAATAAAATCATTTACAAAAGAAATAGATAGACACAAACTTATTGAAATTTTAGAAAAAAATAACGTTGAAAACACAACAGAAATAAATATTAAATTACCAGATTTAAATAATTACTTATCTTTTTACTTTTATGCAACAAAAACTAATAATCACTATTTATGGATTGCTTTTGATGTATCCGATATGGATTTAATGAGAAAGCAGTTAACAATAACAAAAAATCAGTTGAAGGAATTGTCGATATCTAATAAAAAAGTTATTGAAAATACAAACGAACTTATAGTTATTCTTGATATGAATGGAAATGTCATACAGGCTTCAAATAAATATTGTGAGATATTTAACTATGATCCTGATGAGATAGTGGGAGTTTATGTTAATGATATTGGGAACAGATATCATAGTGATTTCGATGAATGGATAAAAGATGTAGCTGAAAAAAAAATTACAACCTCAGTCACAAAATATAAAAAAAATGACGAAGATTTTCTTATTTCATGGAAGAATGTATTGTTAAATGATGGAGATGGCAAACCAAAATCTATTATTTCTATGGGAGAAGATATTACTAAAATAACAAATTTAAGAAATTCATTAGAATATCAAGCTAATTATAATCAGATTACTGGATTATTAAATAAAAATGGTTTAAATAAACGTATTAAAGAATTGAAAGATGTTAGATCAGCAGCTTGTTTTAATATTGATATTGATGAGTTTTATACAGTTACTGATTATTATGGTATCCAGATTTCAGAACAACTCTTAAAAATTCTAGGAAATGAATTAAAAAATATCATATCAAGCAATGATATACTAGCAAATCAAAGTGAAGATCAATTCTTATTAATTTTAATTAATCCTTCGAAAGTATTAATTGAAAAGACAAAAGAGATTTTAGAAGAACAAATTGTTAAATCTTATACTATTGGTGATCTTTATATACAAATAAAAAAACGAATTGGTTATGCAATATATACCGATGACACTAAAAATTTTAATGACTTAATCAATTATGCAGCGCTAGCATCCTATCATAAGCCAGACACACAATACAACCAAGTAACTAGATATCAACCAATTATGAAAGAAAACTTAGAAAATAACATTATTTTAGGAAATAGACTTTTTGAAGCAATCAAGAATAAAAAAATAGATATTCATATGCAATATATTATGGATGCCTCGACTCAAAAAGCTATTTATGTAGAGGCTCTTGCTAGATGGCATGATGACGTACTAGGTTTTATTGTTCCTGATGAGTTTTTCAAAGTAGCAAGAAAATCCAATTTAATTGAAATGTTAGAATTAAATTTAATCGAAAAAAGTCTATCTAGTTTTAAAATTCTTAAAGAAAAAGAAGGTCAACAAGATTTAAAACTTACAATCAATTTGACTCCAGAAATGTTTTTAAAAGAAGGATTTGCACAACAATTCTATGATATTACTATACTTAATCAGGTTAATCCAAAAGATGTTTTTGTAGAAGTATCTGAAAATACATTTGTACATAATAACTTTATATGTAATGAAATGATAAAAAGGTTTAAATCATTTGGATTTTATATAGCAATAGATGATTTTGGTAGTATGTATTCATCCCTAGCTGTTTTAGAAAACATAGAGTATGACATGATTAAAATTGATGGTAGTATTATTAATCACTTAGAATCAAAGAAAAATCATGCAATTGTTGAGATGATAAGCAGAATTGGCAGTTTGTCTCATAAAATAATTGTTGCTGAGCTTGTAGAATCAAAAGAAGTTAGTGATATTTTATTAAAAGTAAATATTTACTTACAACAAGGCTATTACTTCCATAAACCACAAAAAATGATATAAAAAACTGTCTTAATTGACAGTTTTTTTAATGAAGTTTATATGCTATAATGTTATAGATGAGAGGTGACATATGAAATTTCATTTAAATAGTGGTAATAGCTATGATTTAAATTTGATAGATGACTTAAAACGAGATCTTGTATTGATATTACCAGGTGGCGCATATCAGTATGCATCTGAAAGAGAAGCTGGTGTTGTTGCAGATGCTTTTTCTGATCTTTTTCATCAAGCGATATATTATTATAGAGATTCTCAAATACTTTATCCTAAAATTAACGATGAAGCATATGAACTTTTAAATATTTTAAAACAACATGAAAAGATCAATAATATTTATATCATTGGTTTTAGTGCAGGTGGACATTTTGCAGCTATGATCTCAAATTTATATCCTGATTATGTAAAAAAACTTGTATTATGCTATCCAGTGATTACGACAAATCCTAGATATATGCATGTAAATTCTTTTGTAAATTTATTTGGTAAAAAACCAACTACAGATGAACTAGAAGAAGTATCAATGGAAAGAAAGATACATTCTCAATTTCCACCAACATTTATCATGCATACGATGACCGATACAAGTGTTCCGGTGGAAAATTCATTATTATTTATTGAAGCATTAAAAGCAAATAAGGTTTATGTAGAAAGCCATTTATATCCAACAGGTAGACATGGTATATCTATTGCAACAAAAGATGTACGTTATGAAGATATGACTGAGAAAGATTACCTAGATACTTATGGATACATTTCTGATTGGGTAAGACTAGCTAAATTATTTTTGAAAAGAGGACTTTAATGACACATATATTATTAAGTAGAGGTATCATTGGTAGAGATGATATGGTCAAAGAGTTAAAAAATATAATAAAAAAAGAGTATAAAGTTTGTATATTAGCTTTTTCATTTTTTG
The sequence above is drawn from the Mariniplasma anaerobium genome and encodes:
- a CDS encoding cysteine desulfurase family protein, which encodes MKEFYLDYAATTPLDNRVLDFMKPFLEHKFENPSSMHSHAIENKKAINQARKKVADALNASPDEIFFTSGGTESTNWAIKGYAFKNPDKREIITSKIEHKATLNTLHFLETQGYKVTYLDVDAYGLIDLKQLDQAINENTLMVSIIYSNNEIGTIQDVRSISKICRRHQTKLHLDAVQAFAQLDIDLQDLDVDFLTISSHKFYGPKGVGVLYVKKGLELEPLIHGGSQESKQRGGTENLYGVVGMGEAARIARLELEKNRNHYQMLQIDFHQKMMNAFDDIKLNGTPCGSNRSYNNLSYAFKHVLGHEFHFQLNKLGVFISNGSACNAQSIEPTHVIKAINVEKEYQPCVIRISFGKYCKLEDHDEIIKRFKQAYDEIRN
- a CDS encoding EAL domain-containing protein; its protein translation is MNQRRFKLFAKIGYATLFIYILYVAIAVADKELFFLYYSITSGALVLISILLMIVAIIERRKSLIISSLIFIALFIAEIIIRSIYQSFNDILINYTIETIYQIIFAIAVAIFGFGILDFLSFMQKRKNIQELAFENSSAIYIEYDKSAKTFIFEYSKSFSKAHHINKQTRKYSLEEIKSFTKEIDRHKLIEILEKNNVENTTEINIKLPDLNNYLSFYFYATKTNNHYLWIAFDVSDMDLMRKQLTITKNQLKELSISNKKVIENTNELIVILDMNGNVIQASNKYCEIFNYDPDEIVGVYVNDIGNRYHSDFDEWIKDVAEKKITTSVTKYKKNDEDFLISWKNVLLNDGDGKPKSIISMGEDITKITNLRNSLEYQANYNQITGLLNKNGLNKRIKELKDVRSAACFNIDIDEFYTVTDYYGIQISEQLLKILGNELKNIISSNDILANQSEDQFLLILINPSKVLIEKTKEILEEQIVKSYTIGDLYIQIKKRIGYAIYTDDTKNFNDLINYAALASYHKPDTQYNQVTRYQPIMKENLENNIILGNRLFEAIKNKKIDIHMQYIMDASTQKAIYVEALARWHDDVLGFIVPDEFFKVARKSNLIEMLELNLIEKSLSSFKILKEKEGQQDLKLTINLTPEMFLKEGFAQQFYDITILNQVNPKDVFVEVSENTFVHNNFICNEMIKRFKSFGFYIAIDDFGSMYSSLAVLENIEYDMIKIDGSIINHLESKKNHAIVEMISRIGSLSHKIIVAELVESKEVSDILLKVNIYLQQGYYFHKPQKMI
- a CDS encoding alpha/beta hydrolase, which translates into the protein MKFHLNSGNSYDLNLIDDLKRDLVLILPGGAYQYASEREAGVVADAFSDLFHQAIYYYRDSQILYPKINDEAYELLNILKQHEKINNIYIIGFSAGGHFAAMISNLYPDYVKKLVLCYPVITTNPRYMHVNSFVNLFGKKPTTDELEEVSMERKIHSQFPPTFIMHTMTDTSVPVENSLLFIEALKANKVYVESHLYPTGRHGISIATKDVRYEDMTEKDYLDTYGYISDWVRLAKLFLKRGL